One Vicia villosa cultivar HV-30 ecotype Madison, WI linkage group LG5, Vvil1.0, whole genome shotgun sequence genomic window, ACAGCATTGACGAAGGACAAGGTTGCTACTGGTTGTCAAAGGGTATATCGTATCAAACATAAAGCTGACGGCACTGTGTAATCCTATAAAGCTCGCCTTGTGGTCAAAGGCTAAACTCAACAAGAAGGGGAAaacttttttgatactttttctcCTGTCACTAAACTAAATACTTTTCCACCTTTTGCATCAAAGAGTTAGGCAATCTCAAGTACTTTCTTGGTCTTGAAGTTTTGCGCACCAACAATGGAATTCGCCTAAGTCAATGCACGTATGCCTAAGATACTCTGGCCAATACAGGGCTGCTTGCAGCCAAATCAGTTGCTACTCCCGTGATAAAAGACTCAAAGCCTCTATTTGATACAACCTCTCCTCCTCATAATCCAACTTTCTTTAGACGTTTGATTGGTCTTTTACTTTAGTTAACCAATACTCGTCCCGACATAAGGTTGGCCATTCAACACAAGTCAATTCATGCAACATCCCACTACAAATCATTATGAAGATACTCTGAGAATTTTTACATTAAAGACTCTCCTGCTCATGGTCTGGTTTTCTCCTCCGATTCTCCTGTGCATCTCTAGGTTTTCAGCGACTTTGACTGGGATACTTGCCTTGTGTCTCGAAGATCAACAACCGGTTTCTGTATTTTCCTGGGTTCCTCATTAATTTCCCGGCGTTCTAAGAAGCAAACTATTGTATCTCATTCGTCATCCGAAGCTGAATACAGGGCTCTCGCATCTACCACATGTGAAATTCAGTGGCTTACTTGCTTAATGAATCGCAAATTTCATTCACCAAACCAACACTCTTATACTGCAACAGAAACTCTGCTCGATGTATTTCCATGAATCTACCTTTCATGAGCGTACTAAACATCTTAACATTGACTGTCACATCGTTCGTCAACAACTTCAAGCTGTTCTTTTTCATCTTCCGATTACATCTTCAAATCAATTGGCAGACTTGTTTACCAAACCTCTGGAACCTCTTCCTTCTTCTGTTATTTTTTGTAATCTGGGAATATTAAGCATACATTCTCCAACTTAAGGGGGGTTATTAGGAGTAATTAGTCATCATATTTTCTAGTATTTAGATTAATCTTTATTATTCTAGCCGTTATGCTTGTTAGGTTGTTAACTTTTCCCAGCTCTTTCTTTCTAGCCATATATAGGTCATTGTATCCTTCATTGTTTCAATTAACTAGAAATACAATCTTGTTCAGTAACTTGTGTCTATAATATTGGTTCCAGTTCATGAATATTCAGATAATCACTCAGGTGATTAATTTAGATAGTGAATTTTTACCGACTAGTCATTGATCACTATTAACTGGTTTAGTAGTTAATTTTGTTTAAACATTCCTAATCAGAACTATTTTCATCAAGAATTTCATTTATATGATTTTACCAACCTTTTTCTTTATGACTTGAGTTCCTCCAAGGCTTCAAAATTTCCAACCAAATAGCTGAAAGAGAATAAGAATGTTTAGGAATACCTTGGGTGCTACCATGTAATACACGCTATTGTCAACTCCTCTGAAAGAAATAATAGGACCCTTTTCATTCCCTTCAGCTGTATGATTGAAAACAACATCCATAATAACCTGCTCCAGTAATATAGCAATGAAATCATAACTTAatctaaaattaaaaaacaacaataaattATATGCAAAATTGATCACCTCTATTCCTCGCTTGTGCGCCTCTTTGATGAGGAACTTAATTTCATTAATCCCATCATGGCCACAGTTTTGTGTGCCAGCTGATGAGTATCTGATCATTGGTGAAAAGAAATTGATGGTTGAATAGCCCCAAAAATTGACCCTTTAAGAAAAATGAAGCAGGTTTATCATATACTTGAGATAAAACTAAAGAGAAGTTAAAGTAGGAATCATACTGAGCCACAAATGTAGAATAACATCCAATTAGTTCATAATTTTATGCAAGGCGTCAAGTGTTAAAATGACAATGATACAAATAAATGGCTAACTGTGATTAACAGCAGACAAGAAGATCATACAATCAGAAGTCAACaatataataagaataataatgatTTCATCACCAAATGACTCTCTTACCTATAGTCCCCTTGTACAGCATTGTAACTGTAGTATTCCAGCTCATTGAACTCATTACATGGCATTAATTCTATACAATTTATTCCAAGCTCCTGCAAAAATGAACAGTGCCAAATGTAAACAGTTTCATCACGAATTTCATGTCTGCTTTATGTTGTAATGCAATAAAGTGGAAAAACAAATAACGCAATCCCATGTTTAGGAAAACCAATATTGTGGATCCAACAATAACACAGTGCACCAAGGCTGGGAGACTCAATTGTCCAAACATATTGATGGCCGTATGAGTCAGCTCAGTCTCCTTCTGATACCTTGATCAAGTTCATTTACAATCATGCACTACGATTATATGATATCTCACGGAAGAATAAAAGATATGCCTTTTCCTctcactaataaaaaatatagtacGAGTCTTTCAATCTACCACTGAGAAATACTAGTAGCTTTTTTATATTCTTATTCTCCCTCTACTTACCATTcatcaaattattaaaataactCGTTTTTACAGGACACGATTACTTCTCCTGTGGAGAGTAAGCTTCCACTTTTGATAAACTACTTTTCAACCCACAGAATAAAACATATAGAAATCAACATTTTGTATCACCAACATTAAAGGCATAGGTAGAAATGTCACTGGGATCTACTGACGACATGTCAATTTAGAAAGTAATCAGAAACTTCACCTTTAAGTGATCAAGTTTCTCCACTACACCAAGATAAGTTCCAGGGAACTCGGTCTTGCTCGACTCATGCTTTGTAAACCCTCGCACATGCATTTCATATATAATAAGATCCTTTTGTGGATACTTCAATGGCAAGTCTCCTTCCCAGTCAAACTATATGCATTACATGACAAGgaaaaaaatgaatcataaagtCTTCAAATTAAGAAtttaagcaaaaacaaaacagctataaacaaaaaaaaaaaagtacctCCTCGTGATCAAAAGGTACCATGCCAGCCATTTGAGGCCAGCAGTTACCATCAAGTCCAACAGCCCCATATTCTCCTCTGCTTATAACAGCCTAAACAAATCAGTAGTATATCATAATCATAAGGCTCTACACAGCACAAACCATGCATGCAATACAGTATttcaaagaaaaacaaattaattataaattaggTTTTCTTGTATAACTAACTTTTGCATAAGGATCAAGTAAAACACGAGAAGAATCATAGTAATGTCCTTGTTGAGGAGAAAATTTGCCGTCAAATTTATATCCATACAGCATATCTTTAAAATCTCCTTTTAGAAACACATGCCAAACACATCCAGTTTTATTCAGCAATGGATCAAGTGCAATGTACTCCGTCACTTTATTCTgcaacaaaaatcaaataaaaaatcaaaaccctaaaaacTCGGAGAATTTTGAAAATGCTGAAATTGATGGAATTGAATTACAGACGTTTTTGAAATCAGAAAGAGTGAACAAACAGAGAGTAGCTGATTGTGCATTGAGAGAGTAAACGGCGAAATTGACTCCGTCTTCTTGAGCAGTAGCACCGAAAGGAGAGGGGAAACCTCTGGAAACTTCGAATTGAGGCTTATCAATTTTAACAACCGCGATTTCAGTTTCAACGCCGACGCGATTTCCGATAGCGGAGATCTTGTTGGAACTTGAGTTGGAGGAAGTGATTATGGAGATTCTACTGTGGTTGTGATTGTGATTGAGATTGTGAAGTTGGAGTAAGTTCGTTCTGTTGATGAGAGCAAGTGTTGTAGAGTGAGAAACAGTGGTGTGTGGAGGAGAGAGAGTGTGAGAGAAAGAATGCATTGCGATTTTTGATCAGAAATGAAAGTGAGGATGGGAAATTTGGAAAGAGTGTAATGCAGGGTTTTGGAAGGGGTGTGAGTGTGTGTGGACTCTAGTCATTGAGTCTGTTGAAGAAGCATGTGTTAGGAGCTTTCTGAAAGGAGAAACGACGGAGACAGAGACGGTGCCTGTTGTTCTTTCGCGCTTTCTCTTGGCCCACTCATTTCTTGCTCACCTTTGTTTTCAACCGTTAACTAGTAAGAATTCACATCACACGTTTACTAAACCATCATTTATAAAGTTTGAGTTCATTTTTCAATTGGTTAACATTGACatagttaaaaatatatattaataatatgcaCCAAATTTTAAGCATTGCTTCATACTTACAATAATATTACAGTAGCAagagaaatatttaaaagatggaCACTAAAATGAACAGTCTACAGATATTATCTAATAGATACGTTTACATCTACCCGTGAATCCAGATGAGTTAATTGTAAAACtacatattttattaaaattatttttcaatttaaataacataacttTTGAGATATATTAGTCAATTTTTCCAAACCTAAAATTTATAATAGTTTCCCgtcaaatattagttttaaatctTTCGTATCTTGAAATTTCAGTTCAAATgaatattttctctatttttttttttatttaggagAATTTCATAATAGACGTTCACTCTACAAAgtttagaaaattttaaaaaatttaaattatttgatatttcgttgaataattttaaataaaaatataataaactttaaaaaaatatataactaataataataattttgaatttatataaaatttaatatgctTGATAATAATATATAGTGATAATaactaaaaactaaattaattgtttataaaactccaatttaaaaaaaaaattgatattggaataaaaaaatattaaaatagttgtttattaacctaatttaaatattaaatgttgaataattggccattaaaatgaaaaaatatatgagTTGTTTTCCAAAGTCAAATCTAGGCTTAAGTTTAAgctaatataaataaacaaaaaataaagcaaTTTTTTCCTAGCCCGCCTCTAGAAATTGAAGATATGCATTATATTGACATCATGTACAATTATCactatagaaaaaaaattattttttctttattggataaaaaaaaagataacttattaattaatacaactatgaatatatgtatgtttgaattttaaaaaaaaaaaaacctacttTCCAATGATATTGGAAAGACAGTGAATGAgaatattaaagtaaaattttgaaattagataaagatatttaaaattacgttttttaagaattattttttaataaagatatttaaaatttccctttaaatatgataataataagaataaattaaattattaattaatgcattgaatgaaataaaaattaatttgaaacaATTAGaactatataaaattataattagaattatgttaatattttctaAATGAATATTACACTTCCGTTTTACTCTTTGTTTTTATACTAAATATAGTTCGTAGTTTTCGAGAACTTTAGTTTATAACCTGTCAGATGTATtataaaaaatctttttcttaaaatgtcaaaaaaatttataatttttcgtACATAAATTCTAATAAAAACATTTATTACACATGATCATATATTTATAGGGTTTATGATTTGTATTTCAGCCCAAACATAATGATGGTACGTGAATTCGGTAAACCAAAAAATTCTTATACggaaaaaaatgtattaaaactATTTACAATTTTCTGTAAATAAAACTATTTCAAATTTTAagtgaataaagaaaaaataagagTCAAATATAGATAGAGAGACTTAGCAAAAAAAATCTCAAACTAACTATCATGAaagtcattaaaataaaataaaaaatagtatcatTAATCATCAATTATTAATAAATACTAATATAtgctataaaaataataaatagtaataataataattatattatattttaggaGATTTGGTAATGATAGACTTGTCATAtttccttttttaaaaaattaatggtaaaaatattgaaagaaaattatgacataatatattaaaatatttgcaatttttttttttataaattaatattttaatataaattattatacttTAATGGTGTTTATAATTAAAGttaatatattacatatatttttaaaaagaatatgacaattaaataaaattacaaattattatattttagttatacatattttaagaaaaaatttatCACAAAGAAAGGGATATAATGACACAACAAATCAAATAGTCCCATTCTCAAACTATTTTTCTTTACTTTCATAGCAATAATTTATCACAACAACATTTCTAAACAACTTTTTCATAAGTTTCGTTTGCTGCTTATCCTTCCGTTCTTTGGTACTAAGATCTATCCTCGGCCTTCACCTTTTTCTCAAATCCAAAATATGCTTCATATACAATCGTGGTGCGAAGAATCTACAACCTTCACCTTTTACTCAAATCCAAAATATGCTTCATATACAATCGTGGTGCGAAGaatctacaaaacaaattaatataatcaacttcattttaattttcaataaataTGACACATATCCAACAAAGTACTATGGAAAACAAAAAAAGAcctcaaaaatctcaaaaatcacAAAGAAAGGAGCCATTAGAAAAGCTTGAGAAATGTTATCCAAAAACTTAGTGTAAGAAGAATATATTGTTTTTTCAGTGATACAACAGTGATTTACCTCAAACTCAATATGTCCAAATATTTGTCCGGCTAACAAAACAACTGAGCAACCAACACAACCTAAAACATCGAAGTAATTCTAAAAAAAACAGGATATTTTTCTTACAGACTCAAATAAGTTTCAGAGTGAATAAACATAATTTCCTCAAAACTCCATCCCCATCCAATTACGCAACAATGACAAAAGGAAGAAAACATATCAAGAGGTAAACACAAAACAAAATAGCAACACATCAAACATGAAGAAATGAGTAACTTTGAGATTAAATACATAAACTATAAGCCCATCCATTGTCTTTAAACCAATTTATGAAAGAACCACATGGTTAAACTCCAAGAAAACGTAGAAAACATAGTACTCtactttaaaataaataaaaaaaatcatgaagtcatcaaaataattataaaaaatagcaACAGTAAACAATTTGAGAAGTGGAAACAATTTCACAGTTGGAAACAAATCAATTctaataagaataaaataaaattttacatttttgaACTTTAAATCCCAACAAAATCATCGCTCTAATTTAACAGTTAAAAAATGGGGTTTTGATAAAGACCAATAACGGTAaagttgaaaaattgaaaaaaaaaatcatcaattgaATGGGAGAGACGGGATTTTGACGAACTTTGACGTGTAGAAAACCAAATCAAGGAACAAAAGAGGCAGAAATAACAAACTGATAATGAAATCTGAAGATGCTTCATATCCCTACATATGAATCATATTTATATCTGTTGGATTTAAGGCTTGTGGAAGATGAGATGTTTAAGGTTTAAAATGGAATGGGTggatatatgtagctttgaatggGAAGATGAAAAGTTTCACGTGAGAGTAGGAAAAAAATATTTGGGAAATAGTGGTTTGAATGGGAAATTGTGAGGCTTCTACCATCAATGTGACTTTTTCATTCTTCAAAAACAATGTCACGTCAATGGAATATGGAATTAGGGTTGATGATAGTTAATAATAAtatggaattaaaaaaaattataaaatgtaacAAAAATTGTTGGCATGACACATCAGCTGCATTTATGATCAAATACATGTAATTGCAGCACAGTGCAATTAGTCATTTTTACCCTTAAAATTAGATTAGATTAAACATTTAAACAGTGGGCTTAACTTGTAATTTTCAGGTACttaactttttatatatttatattgattgatttcttgtttttttttttttggaattactac contains:
- the LOC131603773 gene encoding isoamylase 1, chloroplastic isoform X3, yielding MHSFSHTLSPPHTTVSHSTTLALINRTNLLQLHNLNHNHNHSRISIITSSNSSSNKISAIGNRVGVETEIAVVKIDKPQFEVSRGFPSPFGATAQEDGVNFAVYSLNAQSATLCLFTLSDFKNNKVTEYIALDPLLNKTGCVWHVFLKGDFKDMLYGYKFDGKFSPQQGHYYDSSRVLLDPYAKAVISRGEYGAVGLDGNCWPQMAGMVPFDHEEFDWEGDLPLKYPQKDLIIYEMHVRGFTKHESSKTEFPGTYLGVVEKLDHLKELGINCIELMPCNEFNELEYYSYNAVQGDYRVNFWGYSTINFFSPMIRYSSAGTQNCGHDGINEIKFLIKEAHKRGIEVIMDVVFNHTAEGNEKGPIISFRGVDNSVYYMVAPKLIAEAWDAGGLYQVGTFPHWGIWSEWNGKYRDTVRQFIKGTDGFAGAFAECVCGSPSLYQDITLFLAQGGRKPWNSINLVCAHDGFTLADLVTYNSKHNLPNGEDNNDGENHNNSWNCGEEGEFVSASVKKLRKRQMCNFFLSLMVSQGVPMIFMGDEYGHTKGGNNNTYCHDNYLNYFRWDKKEEFKSDFFRFCSLLIKFRQECESLGLDDFPTSERLQWHGLFPATPDWSETSRFVAFTLVDSVKGEIYIAFNTSHLPFTVTLPERPGYRWEPLIDTSKSTPYDFLTPDLPGRDIAIQQYAHFLDANMYPMLSYSSIILLRTPDVNA